A stretch of DNA from Salvia miltiorrhiza cultivar Shanhuang (shh) unplaced genomic scaffold, IMPLAD_Smil_shh original_scaffold_326, whole genome shotgun sequence:
CTCAATTTGGCTTGGTTTGCGAATCACCACTGCAAAAGTTCGAATTTTCCGAACCAGTCCACTGGCTCCCGCTGTCCATGCTCGCGGCTTTCGAGTTTGTCTGCAGAAAAAACCATgattttaatacaattatttcGACAAATTAAAAATACACATACAAATATGAATAGTATCAGTAGTTTTTCTAGGATCTTGATTATATATTGATGTTTAGAATTCTCTATATATCGATAACCTAATTTGGTAATTTAGAAGAATTTCTTTCGAACCACGCAGCTGTTTGCTCTACCACTAGTGCATCCTTAAGAAGCATGGAAATtggctttcaaaaaaaaaagcatggaaatttattaattatatataccaTCATATATGATAAATACATGATATAATTTCGAGATACTGTAACAACTAGCTATTTCGGCCTCCTAGGGTTTgtgagttcgagggttttttaggacagtaacttagattgatttggaaattaggacaataactttcgaatttgtaaaaataggacactaattttttttagagtaaaacaggacactaattaataagtgttgcatccgcaggacattttttAGTCAATTATCGGCTGAGAAAtatcctatttttacgacgcttattaattagtgtcctattttactctaaaaaataattagtgtcctatttttacaaatctgaAAGTTATTGtcccaattttcaaatcaatctaaaTTAATGTCCTAAAACATCCCCTGACTCAGGGTTTGTTGAAAGTATCACAACAAGAGAATCATTAATTATGGCCTATCCATAAATATAAAGAGTGCCTAGTTATTAGATATATAAATGGTATTACTCTCTTGGGTTGATAGTGAAATGGGCATATTTAAATAGATCATATAGATTCTTTCGCTTTCCGTAAATGAGCATAATATCGAATACAAAAATGCAtgttaattaaattcaaaaacGCATAAATGCATTAACTCAAAAACACATTACATCATATATATTGCACTAAGAAAAATTGCATGATTACATAATAATGCATTACTAAATGTAGTTTGTATGGGCGAAGGAGAAAATTTGTACCTGGTTATGGACGTAGACCGACTCAAAAGAGAGAGGTCTGGAGCTGAATTGAGAATGAGTGATGCCTGCAAATCCTTGAGGTAGAGCAGAGAAATTCTGGATCATGCAATCTGTATCTAAATTAAAGAAACCATCAGCTAATTGGTTGGAAGGGTTTATGCCTGGTTCAATAATGTCTGGATGAGGAACCAATGCACCATAATGCTGTTGATATGTGATTTGGTTAACCATCACTGTTTCAGTAACCCTAGCTCCCGTTTCACTTCTCGATCCCTGCCCGCCCCCGCTGCCTTGACTGTCCGAAGGAGCCTTTTCTACTCGGGGCATGGACCCGAACCGCCTTGGCTTTTGGTGGGACCCTTCTCCATCAGACGACATGGGATGGGTCCCTAGGGTCAACTTTCGCTCAACGGGGGATCGCCAGTTGTCATTGCGACATttctaaaaattaattttgaaatatatattaggGTTTTTAGATATATTGACATAACAAATATTCCCtcctattttaatattttcctTGTTCTCTAATAAGTGtccaatttcaaaatttgagagtataaTTATGACATTCTTCATATTTTATTCTCATTTAATATTTGTTTGAATAGAATAATTAGCtacatatacatttattatgataattaataaggttacaaatgtaaatgtgttattttattggtatgtgtATTTTGATGACTAAGGACACTTAAGAAAAatcggagggagtatatgaaaaTAGGTCAATAGCTTTTAAATTCCCTCTATCCTTTAAAATTAATGTACTCCTTTCATTCGTCAAGATTGTGCATCATTTTTAATGACACTGATCTTAAATAATAAATGTTAGgtgtgtgttgtgagtggagaaagagacccaTTTTGTTATAGTGTTATGTGGTGGGATAATATTCAGAAATAGAAAATGCatattttttgttatatattttgatacatctcacaaaaacatgcatttttcacGTGACTCACCACAAATTTCCCGATATAATAATCCTACAATAAAAGtaggttcattttttttttcttactagCTCATAACACTCACCTAACATTTGTTAATTAGCATTCGTGCAGATAAAAACAATGCACAATTTAAGGGATTGGGAgtactactccatccgtcccatgaagcatgacacacttcttttcagcacgggaattaagaaattgatattttgtgtgttaagtgtggtaggtgaaaaagtgaaaatgtgaataaagggtaatttttttgccatttttagaaacgtgtcatgcttcgtgggacagaccaaaaaagaaactgtgtcatgcttcgtgggacagagggagtatatgttagtTGTTGAGAAACAAACCTGAAGATGACTTGCCACTTGCATTCTTGTTAGTCCCGGCACGTTCATTAACTCCAATATCTCCTTTGGGAAGCACCCTATTATCAAATTCATGAAGTgattaatatacatatttttcgttctataaaatgtattttttcaTAGAACTACATGAAAATATTAATGTAGGAAAATCTTACTTCCTTCTCCGAGTTGTTCGACAGCATCCATGAATTTCTCGTGTAGTTCCTGAGTCCACTCGGTACAAACCTTTCTCTTAACCTTTCCATGGGCACTCACATTATTATCCGAGTTGTATTCTTCCTCAACTTGCCTTCCCTTATGGTAATAACCTTTCTTAAATTTCCCCTTCTCCCTCGCCGCGATCGCGAACAAGTTGTTGGGCCCCACACTGCTAGGGTTTTCTTCGAGATGATGAGTCATCTCGCGAAACTCGATGCCACGTGGAGGAGTGACGTGGTTGGCCGCCATTAGCCTCTCGCGCTCTCTCATCGCACGTGCGTTCTCCCTCGCCACGTGCTGCCACAGGCATCTCAGCATCTCGAGGGTCGTTGGCCTTTTGATGTACAGAAATGCTCCGATCTCAATAACCCTCATGGCCGTGATCGTGTCGTCATCCACAGACATCACTACATGCGAAATCAAATATTATAATCGcctatattaatttatatataattggtgaaatatatattgaaataaaaaGGTCCAAATTAGAGATATTTAATTAGCTTACAAATTATTGGTATTTCCATGCTTACTGCTTGCTGAAGAAGCTTGAATCCTTGGAGGTCAGGTGAGTTGATATTTGCTATGACAAAATCGAATTTTGACTTTCCGTTTGACAACATTAAGATAGCATCGGCAGCAACTGCGACATGAGTAACTAAtatacccaaaaaaaaaaaaaatagaaaagaagaagaataataagTTAAGTTATTGAAGATCActcgaaattaattaatttaagaaaaaaaaagattatcAAATATACATTAATAGATTTTTTATAGATGGAATACGAAATGATTTAttgaaaaatagaaattaaattagTCATTATATGTATATGATTAATTCCATTCCATGATTATATGCCAATACTAGTGCTTAATTATATTCAATTCTAACAATTCAGGCATATTGGGTCTTTATCTCAGTACTTTTTCTGATTATATATGTTTGAAtctatatatatgcatgtgaTGATAAAGGCTCATTTTCCAAACTAAAACATTGACAACCTAGATGTTAAACTTTGTTTGTTGTTAGGTAATTATAGAAAATGATAAAACAACAATACAAAGCAAACTATAGAAAATGATAAATATGTCTACCTCTATATTGGCACGTTTCCAACAGCCTTGTTGTGGTTAAACAATTTAATTCATGGTCCACAAATAGAACATGAATTTCATGCATCACCGCAAGATATGAATTCATTTGGAATAATAGTATTGTTTTTCACTTTGATGCAAAAGCTGCAAATAGGCACGAAATGTATTAGAGTTTGAATAAGTTGATACTGaaataaaagaaatgaaaaacttAAGAAATAAGATAAACACACAAACCAATGTATGAGTTCAAAATCTTCCTGTACAAAGTGAGGTTTGGATAGAATGACTACTATTTATAGATTGTTTTGCTCAATGATGGATTTCAAATAAGtgattaaattgattaatttttcatttttcagtaTAATTATTAGTTCTTACACTTGTAAATTAAGTTCGACTTCTTTTCACACGCACTTAGAAAATAAACCAGtatatgtgtgttgaccaatttttattcaatcatatatagtGGCTTCACAACATAGGAAgttcaataaaaattaatctagTTATGCAAAAATAGTTATACCTAGGTTTAATGCCGCCTATTTATTTCACCGACCATTTATGACTGTGCTTTAGAAAGTCAAATATATTTGAGAAAATGACATAAATCCCTTTACGTTCACACGACTGCTTTTAATAAAACGTTATTTTGTTAGGTCAGTGCTACATGATTACACTTACCATTGTTTAATAACTATTTGttttaaactttaataatgctatttaaacaaaatatgttcgaataaaaaaaatttaaatacattaaatatcaatttatttaaaaatttgattaaatttttttattgtttaattgttttatccatattataattttttcatatttttttattaatttaacttatcaatttttattactatttttaagtacaaaaattataataaaaattaaaaaatatattataaaattactaGAAAAACTATAAtatggagaaaataataaaactcactaaatcttttttaaatttcaacCAAAAACTACATGATTACACATTTACGCTAATTACCGCCTAATTTTAAAGTAATTACCCTTTGAATATAATGCATAAATTTCGCTTACCTATTTAGCTATATATTAGTCGCAATAATTTTTCAACTTTCCTTAATACGGACCCGCCTTCAAACTAAATTTAATGCTGCATATGTTGTTACCAAATATCTtttaaaaagggttaattgtatataaattagtgaaatttaaaaaaaatactccaactttaatatatatttatattaaaattatttaattatatactaCTTCTCATTTTGTATATTCACTATTTTGTTTAATTGGATGGAAACGAcgttatttcatatatatatatatatatatatatatatatatatatatatatatatgaaataacgTCGTTTCCATCCAATTAGACAAAATAATGTCGGTTCTATTTCCATACGGTCATATATATGTCACACGAGCATATTTATGTCAATCAagtatatttaaattatgcccACGCCAAAAAATGGGACAATATACAAATTGAGaggaaaaaaaatagttaagtaattttaataatGATTTAAAATTGGTGtgcaaatgagaatttgttgaaagtctaataatttataatcaattaaccatttctaaaaaataaaatatcaaaaaaaaatccaagGAGGAATAGTATAACATTGCATGTAAAATACTCATCAACAAAAGAAAACCAATTAATATCGTTTCAAGTTATCATGGAATTATATATGGGAGAGACGAAGCGTATTCCAAACAATAATCAATTGATAActtcaaaaaataattgaaCACATGCGTGCATGTTTAATTTTTTCGCAATGTCGAAAATAGAAATATCCTCTGTAACTCTTAAATTTCTCTTACGCTTATTAACTGTTTTCGAATTATATATTGTTTTGGTCTTACTTACTATTATTCGCAGTCTTACtagtaataaattaattgtaTGCTTTGACTTCTTGAACGATTCTTATGAGTGTCATTTTTGGGGACATCCCATAAATcgatttattaaataattaaaataaatatatgatataCGGAACCATAACTTCCCAAAAAGACTTAATTTGTGATTTTACAATTAACAATAATATTTTGTCAAAAAAACTATTTTTCCACATTCTAGCTATTAACAAATGAATTTATAACTAATCATGTATGATGCTAAAAATCTTAAAATTTGATTATCATAAAGATATAATGTATTGACTATATCTTCGTAATAAAGGTACATACGTGATTACTAAACCTCAAACAATATCGCACTTTAATCTCAATAATGATTACATTGTTTTCCGACTAGGGAAACAATTTGTCGTTCCATTAGTTAAAAGTTTGATAGTATGTtattaaaattagaaaaacaAAAGTGACTGCACATGACTCTTAACtttaagaaaatagaaaatcTCTCATCAGTCGATCGGTGCATTGTATACATActagtaaaattaatttaatatgaaTGTGATAACAAAACAAGttctacatttttatttttgagtacTAAAAAAAgtttatgattaattaattaattattagatgGTAAAGGTTAATTGTAGGACATATGAATACATATTACAGGAGATAATATGAAATAAAGTAAGAACTCAACAGGGACAACTTTTGAGACCAATTAATCACAAAAATTTAATGTGAATAATTTTGTACATTCCTTTTGTTGGGGACTCGGTTTCATATGGCACAATCATGAAATAAAGGCTTAAAAGCCCAAAGACACTTCATTCTTTATCTGTGCTCTTTACGTGATTGAATGcatttcaaatttaatttctCTTTTGATTCTTTAGCTTGATTACACCCAACTCGACAAAAATAAGGCAACAGCATTACATTggacttattttaaaattttgaatatgtATTTGTATATATACGATTACCTATAAAATATAGAAATTAttggtttaaaaaaatattatagaaATTATTGATAATGTagatataaaagaggagttttaaCGTAAATATTTTGCCACCAAATTTTATCTTTCTTCAATTCTTTTTCCAccaaattttctctttcttataTTCTCTTTTTTATACTTTGATTTTTCTAGACAATTGTGAACTGagattcaaaaaaattaattcaatatgaatgttaaattaaaaatcatgacAAGATCtctaatttgatgtaaaaattataaaaattgaatttgaaatgaataagttattatcatttaaaatgtcaaaattatttttttctccttCATGTATCTCTAGTGTTGAACATTATACTCTTTTTTCATGTTGTTTTCGTTTGTTGATGGAAAAATGAGTAGATGCAATTTTTTCTGTCAAAAAATTTACATGATTGTTTaagtatatactatattttttaatttacatatagttttaaatgaaattaaggagaataagattataATGATCCGTTttagaatttttaattttttttaaaaaaagttttaaaaagtgaaatttgtattaattttaatatctattgataaaaagttatttatatatctaaaaattagaatttaaaatattatataagtttatttaatttttagttatGTTTCGTGTAtgcattatttatttaaaaatatggacactaaaagttgggacatGGGGAGAATTTGTTTGGTATCTGTGTCTATAAATAAATTGAGAATAAAAAGAAGATAAgtaatataataaatagttatTGTATCGTTAAAGTTAATTATCTTAGGCTAATGAGACCTACCTCAAGTGATAAAGTTGAGGCATCTAAAGACGATCTTTTGCGagaggtcttgagttcaatCTTGCCTGCGTGATGTGTAGTATTTTCTCACCTTTATGTGATGTAGAATTTTCGCTGCTTGCGGTGAAGtattttttcacctttgtgtCTGCGTGCGGTGTAGTGGCGTTATATATGTTTACCCCATGtagttaaaataataataaaaaaaattcaaagatGAGGGTAGtatatttttcacttttgtgtGGTATAAAGGTCTCACCTGCATTTGGTGTCTGGCGATATATGTATTGGGTAGATGTCACTTTCTATTCCATCATTTTAGCGAATTCTAAAAAAATGTCTTAACCTAAATGTATTACCAAAATGATACCCCGATCTATCGacaaaaaatattgtttgtgTCCTATTAAAAATTTTTGGTACCTGAAGATTGACGTGAAATGTCGGATATCCACCGTGGCTTGCCAACGTGGATATATTAATCTATATGGATTTTTGGCCGAAattaagaaaaaacaaaaaaatataaatgttaTAGATTCTTCCTCTCTCTCATGCGCACTCCTTCACCACACTGCcatatttctctctcttgctCCTTCACGCTGCCTCTTGCAAAATCTGGCGAACTCCGCCTTGTACTGCTACGTTGCTAATTTGAAGATTATTGTTGGAAAAATCGAGGGGTACAATTGAATTGGAAAATTGGAATTTTCCGGTGAGGTAATGGAGGAAGGGCTTTCATTGTGCTTAAGGTGGTGGTTGGTGGTGATGAATTGGATTCTGttttagagtgagagagagagagagcgagcgtatcagagagaaagaaaatttcAAACTTTGTGTGTTGccaaaaataaagagaaaaatgacGCCAGCCTCGCTAGATTTTGAGATGGCAAACGATGGTCGACGGCATTTTCAGAGAAATGGATAGAGATATAtatgagatagagagagatggTATTTTGTAACGTGAACggaagatgaaaacaagaattaGGTGTAtttttcgtttgtttgtttgtttttttgatCCATGTAGGCAAGCCACATTGGACATCTGgtaatccacatcaattttcGTGAGCcgaaattttttaataaaacgcaaataatattttttcggTAGGTTGGGTATTGCTTTGGTaatatgttgggaacttaataaaatatcttaatccttgttttgatgataccaaaattaatAGGTTTctattgtaatagactagaactgttcgaactcaagtgttagagttctttttctagtttagttgctgaagactgaagactgaagactgaagttgccgactgaagcattagtcgaagaatcagttcttgactgattacttaatgcgagccacgtagaatcagcgaactgatactaaagtaaagtatcagttaaacattcttcctcggactgaacctccaacgttcaaaggaagccacacactccataaagtacagctgcattaaatgcagatatctcaggatcgtcctttctctgcagaggtcattcctctttggtgattacatTTTCAGatatgtcgcatctcctgctcttcaatatagcctttctcaccaaacaaggcacctcaaagattgaagccttatcccaagttcaaattactctctaacggaagaaatcttgaagaccttctccgccaacggatctattcaagacgtctcctataaatagcgcttgaggatcacttcaatcttcaccgattcaacgacataagctgaaacactgccaaaattgtttctcagctaaagcccagactctccaaagtttgaatcgaagaagagaattccaaagccaaatatcagtcactgctgattacatatattctcttagaccttagacAAATCATGTTTATctaaagcctaggtcaaactaactctaaagaacttgttctttgaaatttagttggcaagttttcaaacctcccttcaacctactgaatcgagtgtttgtgttgtaaaggagttcagaaaggcgttctgtctccgtgagatcctagtgcccagtgcgtgctaggagtgagaaatccaacaaggtgtgttggtactgaagattggatcttcagttgtttctgttgtgtgcacccgcaagcacacgttcaggtttgttgtgcatccgtaagcacgagcatcggtttgtaGTGCACTCGTAAGCACTtgccagtgaagttgttggtctgatcaaccgactgtggatgtaagaagtgttttccgaaccacgtaaaaatctctgtgttatttacagctttcagtatttactttcttacttgtgctctccccttcgtaaactgaaaactgattaatcgcAAAGAGAAATCTTAAGACTGACAACGTGCTTAACtcaaaggctatttcgaaacaaaagttttccgctgtgtatgttatcagtctaactgatctatcttctgatagtcagtaagattcataacatctctgtttatcaaatccgactgaagccttacgt
This window harbors:
- the LOC131004129 gene encoding uncharacterized protein LOC131004129, which produces MSVDDDTITAMRVIEIGAFLYIKRPTTLEMLRCLWQHVARENARAMRERERLMAANHVTPPRGIEFREMTHHLEENPSSVGPNNLFAIAAREKGKFKKGYYHKGRQVEEEYNSDNNVSAHGKVKRKVCTEWTQELHEKFMDAVEQLGEGRCFPKEILELMNVPGLTRMQVASHLQKCRNDNWRSPVERKLTLGTHPMSSDGEGSHQKPRRFGSMPRVEKAPSDSQGSGGGQGSRSETGARVTETVMVNQITYQQHYGALVPHPDIIEPGINPSNQLADGFFNLDTDCMIQNFSALPQGFAGITHSQFSSRPLSFESVYVHNQTNSKAASMDSGSQWTGSENSNFCSGDSQTKPN